The Amycolatopsis japonica nucleotide sequence TCTGGCCGACACCGGCCAGCACCCTGGTTTCCCGATGCGGCGGCGATCTAGGGTGGCCGCACAGCGACGACGCGGAGCGGCGGGACCTGGGCAGTCCAGGACGTTGCGAAAGCCACTTTCGCAACCTTCAACGTTGCGAAAGTGGCTTTCGCAACACGCCGCCCTTCGCCCTGCCCCTCGACAGAACACGAATCGCCACTCACGACCCACTCGGCCGGGCGACCGGCGCGAAGTGCGAAGGGACCGGGAACGTATGACCACGCTCGTCGGAGTGGACGCGCTGCGCGTGGCCGAACTCGACCTGCTCGCGCGGCGCGGCTGGTTCCTGAAGTTCCTGTTCTCCCAGGAGGAAATCGACGACCTCGCGACGGCGGGCAGCGTCTGTCTCGCTTGCCGGTTCGCCGCGAAGGAGGCGGTGCTGAAGATGCTCAGGACCTGCCTGTCCGGTTCGGTCCCGCCCGCCCAGATCGTGCTCCGGCGGTCCGGAGCGGGCGCGACGTCGGTGGAGTTGCGCGGTGCGGCGTCAGAACGTGCTCGTGCGCTGGGCATCGAGCGGGTCGACGTCTCCATTTCCTGTGAGCGCGGGCTCGTGATCGCGGTCGCGCTGGGGACGGCCTGAACTCAGGTCGCGAGCAGGTTCGCCACGCGGAATCGTTCGACCGAACCGCAGTCGGCGAGGATGTCGTGCGCCTTCCGCAGAAGTCCCTGCCCGGCACCGGGATCCCGTTTCGCGGTGACTTCGCCGAGGACGGCGAGCGCGTGTCCCTCGCCGATCCGGTTGCCGGTGCGGCGATGCAGGGTCAGCGCGCGCTCGGCGCATTCGGCGGCCTGTTTCCGGTCGCCGAGGTCCCGCCGAGTCGTGGCCAGCACCGTCTGGGCCCGGGCGACGAGGAGCCGGAAGTCCCTCCGTGCGGCCAAATCCGCGGCCGCACCCGCATGCGTGACGGCGTCGTCGAGCCGCCCGCCACGACGACACACCTCCGCCAGCGCCAGCAGGCTGACGATCTCCGCGCGGGTGTAGTGGATCTTGTGGGCGAGTTCGACCGCCTGCCCGGCCAAGATCTCGGGCGCCACGGACAACTCGGTCCGGCCACCGAGTTCGGCCAGTGCCGCGAGCGCGTTCGCCTCCGCCCGGCGATCTCCGGTCTCCCGGGCAAGTTCCAGCATCGCCTCGGCGTGCTCGGCCGCTTCGGCGAATTCCCCGGTCTCGGCGCACAAGGCCGCCAGTGAGCAGAGTGCGGTCGTCTCCCCGTAACGAGCGCCGTTCTCCCGGTGCAGGGAAACACTTTTCGACAGCGACTCGCGCGCATCGGTCAGCCTGCCGAGGTCGAGATAGACCTCGCCGAGTGTGGTGTACACATGCGCGGCGCCGTCGCGATTGCCGGCGCGTTCGATGAGCGACAGGGCCTGGGCCAGTCGCTGGATGGCTTCCTGTGGCTTGCCCAGTTCCCGCAGCAGGGTCCCGATGTTGTGCAGGTTGGCCGAAAGTCCTGCTTCCCAGCCCATCCGGCTGTTCAGCTCGATCGCGCGGTCGAGTTCGGCGACCGCCTCGTCGAGCGCGCCGAGCTCCCAGTGGACTCCGGCGAGATTGCCGCGCGCGGCGGCTTCCGCCTCCGGCCACCGTTCGACGGTCGCCAGCTCCAGCGCCCTGGTGTAGTGCGCGACGGCGGCCGAGTAGTCGCCCAGCCCGCGATACACCTGCGCGAGGCTTTGCCGGGCGGCGATCCGGCCGCGCGGCTCAGCGTCCACGACCGCCGCGGCCAGTCCGGCCTTCGCGACGGCGACCCAGTCCACGGAATGCCTTCTGAGCCAGAAGAAACCGCGTAGGGCGTCCGCCAGTAACCAGACGATCCGGTGCGGGCCGTGCGCGGCGGCGTCGTGGACGATGGCCATGAGGTCGGCACGTTCCGCTTCGAGCCACTCCAGTGCCTCGGCGTCGTCATCGAAGACGACGTCGGTCTCGCCGAATTCGGCTCCCTCACGAAGCCGGAGGATCTGTGGCGTGATCCGCGTGACCGCGACGGTCACCGTCGCGAGGTACCAGCCGAACAGCCGGAGCCTGGCCGCGTCGCGGTCGGCGGCGTCGTCCTCGGCCCGCGCGCGTTCGGTCGCGTACAGCCGAAGCAGGTCGTGGCACTGGTACCGGCCGTCGGCGCCCCGGGCGACGAGATGCGCACGCTCCAGTTCGGCGAGAGCCTGGGACGTGCTCTCGGGGTCCTGCCCGGCGAGCACGGCTATCGACCGTGCGGTGAAATCCGGCACCTGGACCACGCCGAGCAACCGGAACAAGCCCTGGGCGGCCGGACCGAGCCGCCGGTACGACAGCGCGAACGCGGCGCGGACCGCGGCCGACGGGTCGCCGTCGATCCCGAGCCGGTCCAGCCGGTCGGCCCGCAGAAGCCCGTCGACCACGGCGCCGATCGGCCGGTCCCGGCCGATGCCGATGTCCGCGGCCGCGATCCGCAACGCGAGCGGCAACCCGGCGCACAACCGGACCAGTTTCGCCGCCGCCCGGCGTTCCTCCTTGACCCGCTGCGCGCCGACGATCCTGGCGAGCAGCTTGAGTCCGTCCTCTTCGGTCAGCAGGTCCAGCCGGACGGCGCCCGCGTCGTGCAGGACGACGAGCCCTGGCAGTTCCTGCCTGCCGGTCACCACGACGAGGCTGCCGGGACGGCCGGGCAGCAGCGGCCGCACCTGATCCGCCGTGCCGGCGTTGTCCAGCACCACGAGCATCCGTTTGCCCGCGAGCTCGGACCGGTAGAGCGCGGCCAGTTCGTCCGGGTCCACCGGTATCCGGTCGGGCGGGACACCCAGCGAGCGCACGAGCCGGACCAGCGCTTCGGCCGCGGTCACCGTGGCCGACCGCGCGTGGCCGTGCAGATTCAGGTAGAGCTGGCCGTCGGGGAACCGGTCGAGCGCGCCGTGTGCCCATTGCAGTGCCAGCGCGGTCTTGCCCACCCCCGCGGTGCCGCTGACGACCACCACCGGTGCGCCGCCGGCGACCAGGGCGTCGATCCGGCGCAGCTGCGTGGTGCGGCCGGTGAACGTCGGCACAGCGGCGGGCAGCTGCCTCGGCCCGGCGGAAACCGGCTGTTCGGCGGCGGGCAGGTCCAGCGCCGGATCGGTGCGCAGGATGGCCTGGGCGAGGCCGGTCAGCTCCGCACCCGGTTCGAGCCCGAGCTCGCCGGTGAGCAGGGCACGCGCCCGGCGGTAGACCTTGAGCGCTTCGGCCTGGCGCCCCGACCGGTAGAGCGCGAGCATGAGCTGGGCCTGGAAATGTTCCCGCAACGGATGTTCCCAGACCAGCTCGGTGAGTTCGGCGACGACGTCCGCGTGCCTGCCGAGCGCCAGATCCGCGTCGATGCGTTGCCCCAGCAGGACCAGCCGTCGTTCCTGCAGCCGGTCCGCCTCGACCTGGAGCGCGGCGCTGCTGTCGGCCAGCCCGCCGAACGGAGGGCCCTGCCAGACCGCGAGTGCCTGCCGCGCGAGACTTCCGGCGACGACCGCGTTCCGCCGCTCGTGTGCCGTGCGCGCCTGGTCGGCGAGATCCTCGAACCGCCGCACGTCCAGTTCGCCGGGATTCACCACCAGCAGATAGCCGGGTCTGCGGTGCACCACGCGATCCGGATCCGCCAGCGCGCGGCGGAGCTGGAGGACGTAGAGCTGGAGGTTCTTCGCCGCGGTGCGTGGCGGGCGGCCCGCCCACAGGCCGTCGACCAGCGCGCTCACCGGGACCACCTCGCCCGCGCGATGGAGCAGCAGTGCCAGCAGACGGCGGACTTTCGGCGCGCCCAGCTCGAGTTCGGTATTCCCGTCGCGGACACCGAGCGGCCCGAGAATCGTGAACTCCATATGTCCCCCACTCACCTCGCCGGAATAATCGCGAAGCGCTCGCGACCTTTCCGATTAGTGGTCCATACCAAACTTATACCGGCTCTACGCATGCTTCGGAACAAGAATTCAGCTGGCGGGAAACAAAGTGCGATCGTGTAGGACGAACACGCCTGGGGGCAAGGTCAGTGTCTGCGTCATCCGCTCCGAACCCGACCGATGGAACGAGCCTGTCGACTGTACTCGATCTGGTTTCCACCGCAAGACAGGAAGTCTTGACCACCGCTACGGGCGGTTCGCCGTGGTTCGGCGGGACCGTCACCGCGGCCGCGCGCCGCGGCGCCTTCCCGCCGCACGTCCGGGTGCGGCTGCTGTGCACGACACCGGCGGAGCACGCGCGCGGCGAGATCATCGAGGCGGTGCGGCACGGGCTACGGGTGAAGGTCACCGATCGGGCGATCGAAGAATCCCTTTTGATAGACCGCAGACTGGCGCTGGTCCCATCGGGTGGCGACGACGCCAAAAGCTTGCTCATGGTGACCACGCCGACGTTGATCAGCGCCCTCGCCGACGCCTTCGACCCTCGCTGGGAGGAGGCCACGCCCTGGGAGATGACGTCCGCTCGGCCGGACGAGTTCGAACAGGCGATCCTGCGCTGCCTGGTCGACGGGCTGACCGATGAGGCGGTCGCGAACCGGCTGGGCGTATCCGCGAGGACCGTTCGGCGGTACGTGAACGTCCTCATGGCCCGCGTCGGCGCGAGGAGCCGGTTCGAACTCGGTTTCCGGGCGGCGGAATGCGGGTGGCTTCCCGCCGACGCGGTCGGCTGAAGCGGCTGTCCGGTACCGGCCGCATTCTTCGTCCATTGTGGATTGATCATTACCGGAGTCGCCGATCGGGATGTCTTTCTCCGGTCGTCGAGTCCGCTTTCGGCCAAATTCTGGTGGCGTCCGCCGGAACCGACCTAGATTCCGTTCCGGATCGTCTCGAATTCACGTCCTGATTGGACAAGCCACGTGACCACTCCGACTCTCCGCCACGACATAGTGCTCACCGGTGCCGTCATGACCCATCCGCGGCGGACGGGACTCACCGGCCGCCTGCTGGCCGCCGCGCCCGCCGGGGCGCTGCGACCGGTCGCCGATCCGGAGCCCGCCGGACCGCCGACCGCTCTGCGTACCGCGATCCGGGCCTGGTCCGCGATCGCCGAAGGCACGACCCACCACCTGGTCCTCCAGGACGACGCCGTTCCCGCCGACGGCTTCTTCGACCACGCCCGGGCCGCCGTCGCGGCCGCGCCCGACGCCGCGATCGCCTTCTACACCAACTGGAACTCCCGCAACGGCGCCGCCGTGCGGCTCGCCGCGCTGGCCGGGTCGAGATGGGTCACCGCGACCCACGAGTACACCCCGACGGTCGCATTGGCGCTGCCCGCCCGGATCGCAGCCGGTTTCGCGAATTTCGCCGAAGCGCACGGCTCGACCTGGCCCGACGACGTCGTCATGTCCCGGTACCTGCGCTCGGCCGGGGTCCCGGTGCTCCTGGTCGCGCCGAATCTCGTCGAGCACGCGGACGAACCCAGTGTCCTCCGCAACGACTCGCACGGCTCGCGGCGGTCGGCGTGCTTCGCCGCCCCGCCCGGCGACGACTGGTCACTCGGCGCGGGTCCGCTCGATCCCGACGTCATCCCGTTCTTCAAGCACGGGATCGCCCAGTGCGTCGTCCGTGAGGACGGAAGACGGACGACCATCGACGCCGAGCGGTACTTCGGCCGGGCGGGATGGGATTTCGACGCCTGCCAGAAGCAACGGCTCGAAGTCACCGGGTCGGTGTTCGGCGCTCTCGACGATCTGGAACGGCATCTCGACGAAGAAGCCATCGAAGGGCTCTGGACCACGGCCTACCTCCTCGGCGCACTCGGGACCCGCGGCAGGCTCGACCGGGTCGGCTCCCTCGCGCTGGGCACGATCGGCGCGGGCGGGGTGTGCACCACCGTCGGCGCCGCCACGCTCCGGACGCTGCGGCCCGCCATGTCGGAATTGGCCCGTCTCGGCCACGAAGCCGGTGCCCGGGCACGACGTTCGCCCTCGCCCCGGCGGGAACGCGTCCTCGTCACCACCACCCACCGCCCGCTCGGCCGGGAGATCGCGCGTCATCTGGCCGATCGCGGATACGAGGTCCTTGACGAAAACGACGGGCCGGACGCCGACGCCGTGGTCCACGTCGCCGAACCCGGTTCCACGCTCCCGCCCGTGACGGCGCGGCACGTGGTCCAGGTCTGTCCTCCCGGCGCACCCGTCCCCGCCGCCGCGCCGGGCACCAGCGTCCTGCGGACCGGTTCGCCGTACGGGCCCGGTATCGAGGGCTATTCCGTCCTGGAGACGTTCACCCGGCAAGCCCTGCTGGCACAACCGATCCAGGCCGACGTCCCGGCACAGGCGACCCACCGGCCCGCCTACATCCGGGACATCGCGCTCGCCGTGCACCACCTCCTGCACCAGCCGGCGCCGCGGCGGACCGTCGCGACTCCGTCCCCGCTGACCAGCCGGGAACTGGCCGACGCGGTCGCCCGGACGGTCCGGCGGGTTCCGGTCAGCCGGCCGTCGTCGTCGCACGGCCCTTCCGCCCCTCGTCTCGTCGCCGACGAACCGGCGACGGAACTCGATCAAGGCATCCGCGCACTCGCCCAATGGCTCGCCTACGAAAAGGACGAAGCATGAAAGTCGATCGTCTCTCCCAGCCGGGTGACGGCCTGGTCAACGAGGATCTGGCGCTCTCAGGCCGGTATCACGCACTGGTCATCGACGGCGCGACGGCGGAACCGGGCGCGGAGACCGGCTGCGTGCACGACGTCCGCTGGCTGGTGGCGAGGCTCGGCACCGCGCTGGACCGGATCCTCGTCGAACGTCCGGCCGAAGACCTGCGCGCCGTCCTCCGCGCGGCCATCGAGTCGGTCCGCGACGCCCACTCCGGCACCTGCGATCTCGGCAATCCCTGCGGCCCGACCGCGACCGTGGCGATCCTGCGCGAACGGGACGGCTTCGCCGACTACCTGGTGCTCAGCGATTCGGCGGTGGTGCTCGAACGGCTCGACGGCACCGTCGAGGCCGTCATCGACGACCGGATCGACCGGCTGCTGCACCTGTCCTGGCAGGAGGTCCGGCCCCTGCGCAACGCGCCCGGCGGGTTCTGGGTCGCGGGCAGCGATCCGGCCGCCGCGGATCAGGCCCGCACCGGCACCGTGGAACTCTCGCGACTGCGGCGCGCCGCGCTCCTCACCGACGGCGCCTACCGGCTCGTCGAACGCTACGGATGGACCTGGCAGCAGCTGCTCGACGTCGCCGAGCTCGACGGCCCGGCCGCCGTCGTCCACGAGACCCGCCGTGCCGAACTCCGTACCGCGCCGGGCCACTTCGCCGGGAAACACCACGACGACGCGACAGTCGCCTTCTGCCGGTTCGAGACCACCGCCGCTCCCCTGACCCGCCCGACCCACGAGGTGACGAAATGACCCGGTTCCAGGTCCGTTTCACCGGCAAGACGGCTCGCTCCGGTCCGCTGGCGTTCGGCCACGCGAACATCGTCCGCGCCATCACCCTCGACGACGATCCGACGCGGCTCAACCTCGCGATGGTGTTCGACGTGCCCGGTGCGCCGGTGGACCAGGTCGCCACCTGGATCCGGGTGCTGCTCGAACGCCACGAGTCGCTGCGGACGACGTACTCGTTCGGCGACCGGACGCTCCAGCACGTGCTCGCGGAAGGAGAGGTGGAGGTCGAGGTCGTCGAGAGCGACGGCGACGTCCTCCAGACGGCCGAGAGCACCGCGCGCGCCCTGCGGTCCCGGGTCTTCGATCTGACCACGGAGCTGCCGTTGCACCTCGCCGTGGTGACCGAGAACGCCGTCCCCCGCCGGCTCGTCTGGGTGGTGAGCCACGCCGCGATGGACGTCGCCACCTGCGAACTCCTCCTCGGCGAATGGACCGAACTGGCCGCCGGGCACGAGCTGCCCGTGGACGACTCGCCACAGCCTCTCGACGTCGTCGAACTCGAGAAGACACCCGCGGTGCAGCGGCTGGGACAAGCGGCGACGCGGTACTGGGAAAGCAAGCTGCGCACGGTTCCGCAGGCGATGTTCCCCGTGCCCGCCACCGGAACCGGCTTCCTCCGGCCCGGGCTGCGAGTCCGTTCACGGGCCGCGATGGGCCATATCGCGGCGATCGCCGAGCGGACCAGTGCGAGCCCCTCCGCCATCGCCCTCGCCGCGCTCAACGCGCTGATCGCGCACTGGACCGCGCAGTCCTCCTGCGTGACGACGTCCTTGTCCGGTAACCGGGTGCTCAAGCCGTTGCGCCGCTTCTTCGGTTCGATGGCGCAGGACGCGCTGCTGCCGGTCACCATCCCGGAGACGTTCGACGAACTCGTCCACGCCGTCCGCGCCGCTTCCGTGCCCGCGTACCGGCACAGCTGGTTCGAAGCCGACGCCATCTGGGAAGTGATCACCCGCGTCACTCACGAACGAGGCTTCTCCTTCGCCAGGGATCTCGTGTTCAACGACATGAGCGCCCTGGGCGACGCGGCGGTCGGCGAGCCGCCTCGCGCCGCGTACGGCAGGCTGCCGTCGGTGTGGCTGCCGGGTGGACCGGACGTCGAAGACGACCCCGAAATCGGTGGCACACTGGAACTGCTGCCCCAGGAGGACATCCCGACCCGTTTCTTCGGCTGCCTGTACCGCCTCGACACGGAACTGGATCTGACGCTGTGGGTCGACCCCGGCTGTCTCGACACCTCCGAGGTGACCGAGTTCGGCCGCGGCCTCCTGGCGTTGTTGCGCGCGGCGGCCGAGGCGGATCTTCCGGTGAAGGAACTGCATTCGCTCACCACGCTCGCCCCCGTCGAACGCGGGGAAGGCTGGTACCTCTCGGACTCGTGCTGGGTCGAACTGGACGCCGTCCGGGAACTCGTCTCCGACGTCCTCGGTGACCGGCCGCATCTGGTGACCGCGGAGCCCGACGACGTCCTGGGTCACCGGCTGGTGTGCCACCTGATCGGCCCGGCGACGCCCGCGGACCTGCACGCCGAAGTACTGGCCGCGCTGCCGGGACGCCCGACCGCGCTGGCACCGCACCACTACGTGATCTGCGCCGAGCCTCCCGCCGATCCGCTGGATCCGGACGCCTGGACGGCCACGGCCATCGACTCCGCGAGCGGGCGGGAGCTGCCGGTATGAGTCACGACACGGAAACCCTGACCGGTGAAGGAAAACCGGCCGCCGGACGGCTCTGGTCCGGCAACTTCAAGCTCTACCTCACCGCGCGCAGCGGGTCGATGCTGGGCGACGCGATGCTGCCCGTCGCACTCTCGATCGCCGTGCTGGCGGCGGGTCACGGGATCGACGGCGTCGGCTACGCCCTCGGCGCGTGGATGGGCGCCCTCGCGTTGTTCATGCTGTTCGGCGGTGTGCTCGCGGACCGGTTCACGCCGCGCCGGATGATGATCATCGCCGACCTCGTCCGGCTGGTCGTCCAAGGCGGGATGGCGGTCGCCTTCGCCGTCGGAACGCCGTCGCTGCCGACGATCGTGGTCCTGCAGTTCCTCAGCGGTGCCGCCACCGCGTTGTTCCAGCCCGGTGTGGCGAGCATGGTCCCGCAAGTGGCTGAGGACGTCCAGGGCGCGAACGGCATCCTGCGGATTTCCGAGGCGATCTCGGGCGTGCTCGGCCCGGCGCTCGCCGGTGTGCTGGTCGCCGTCGCCGGAACCGGGACCGTGTTCGGGATCTATGCCGCGACGTACGGGATCAGCGCCCTCTGCCTGTTCGCCCTGCGGCTCACGCCGGTCAAGTCCACTGAGGACAGTGAACCGTCGTTCTGGCGTCAGCTGGTCGAAGGCTGGCGGGAGTTCGCCGCCCGCGGCTGGCTCTGGGGCGTGATCGCGATCCACCTGGTGTACGGCTGTTTCGTGGCGGGTGTGTCCCTGCCGGTCGGCGCGGACCTGGTCGTCTCGGACTACGGTTCGACCGCGCTGGGCATCGGGATGGCCGCCTTCGGCGCGGGCGGGGTCGCGGGCGGCGCGGTCGCCATGCGCGTCCGACCGGGCCGTCCGCTGCTGTCCGGGGCGATCGGCTGGGCGTTGTTCGCGCTGTACCCGATCACGCCCGCGGTGGGACTTCCGGTCGCCTTGCTCGTCGCCGGCTGGACGCTGGCCGGTTTCGGCCTCGCCTACTGGGGTGTCCTGTGGTCCACCACGGTCCAGACCCAGATTCCCACGGAACTCCTGAACCGGGTCTACGCCTACGACGTCTCGGGGTCGCTGCTCGCGTTGGTGCTGGGCAGGTCGCTCGCCGGACCGATGGCGAGCCTCTTCGGCGCACGGCCACTGATGATCCTCGCGACCGTGCTCGGGCTCGTCTGTACCGTGCTGCTGCTCGCGGTCCGCTCGATCAGGGACCTGCGAAGTGCTCAGTGACCGGATCGAGGCCGACGAGTTCGCCGTCGAGGTCTACGAACGGATCCTCGACGGCGACGGGCCCGCGGAGATGGCGGACCGGCTCGGTGTCCCGGCGGCCGAGGTGGACCGCGCGTTCGGACTCCTGCGGCGGCTGCGGCTGATCAGGGAGACCCGGAACGGCGAGGTCGTCGCGGTCAATCCCGACAGCGCACGGACCGAACTGCTGCTGCCGCTGGAACGGGCGATCCACGAGCAACGCAGCCTGCTGCTGGCCCGGCGGCGGCAACTGCGTTCGTTCGCCGACGCCTTCGGCCGCGCGGAACAGGCGAACCCGCGTCACTCGCCGATCCAGGTCTCGCGCGATCCGCGCGAAACCGAGTTGCGGCTCGTCGAAACGGCGAACGGCTGCAAGTCCGAAGTGCTGATGATGCAGTCGTGCGTGGCGCACGAGCCGCCCGAAGCGCGGCATCTGCGGCCGCTCGTACTGGACGCGCTGCGGCGCGGGCTCCGCGTCCGGGTGCTGTACCCGCACGCGGCCCGCGCGGACGCGGCGACCCGGTCGTTCCTGTGCAACGTCGCCTCCCTCGGCGGCCGGGTGCGGACCTCGGACGAGATCTTCGACCGATTCGCCGTCTTCGACCGCGAGGTCGCGTTCCTCCGGGCCGGCCTCGAAGGCGACCAGGCCGTCGCGATGGTGCACGGGCCGGTGATCGCGCAGTTCCTCGCCGGAACACACGACCGCGGCTGGGAATCCGGCACCGACTTCGATCCCGCCCGGTCCGGTTACGACGGCACCCTCGACGTCGTCAAGTCCCGGGTGCTGGACCTGCTCGCCGCCGGTCTCAAGGACGAGGTGATCGCGCGGCGGGTCGGGCTGTCCGAACGGACGTTGCGCAGGCACATCGCGGCGATGATGCAGGAACTCGCCGCGGAGAGCCGGTTCCAGGCGGGCGTCGCCGCCGCGCGGGCGGGTCTGGTCGCCACCACCACTCGTACGCATTCCCACTAGGAAGGATCTTCCATGCGACCGAAGAATCTGGCCTTGCGGCTGGGGCTGTGCCTCGCCGCGGTCCTGGCACTGCTCCCCGCCTCCCCCGCTTCCGGGACACCGGAGACCGAGGCCGCCCCGCCACCGGACCGGCCGATCCTGGAGGCGTTCTGGGGCGGCACGCCGCCCGCCGACCAGGTCCCCTGGGAAATGCTGAACACCATCAGCTACTGGTTCGCCTCACCGGCGGGCGGCCGGTGCAGCACTCCGGACACCAAGCAGCGCAAGGACATCGAAAGTCTCGCGGCGGTGAAACGTGATCATCCCGACCTGACCGTGCTGATCTCCATCGGCGGCTGGGCCGCACCGGGTTTCGGCGCCGGCGCCGCGACGGCGGAATCCCGGCGCGCCTTCGTGAAGTCCTGTGTGGACCAATGGCTGAGCGCGTTCCCGGCCGGACTGGTCGACGGATTCGACGTCGACTGGGAGTTCCCGGTCTCCGGCGGGCTGCCCAGTATCGGCAACTCGCCCGCCGACCGCGCGAACTTCACCTTGCTGCTCAAGGAATTCCGGGCACAACTGCAGCGCTATGCCCGTGACCACGGCAGGCCTGCCCGCGCCATGAAGCTGTCCGCGGACATCCCCGCGGGCCGCGTCCAGGACGACGGCACCGGAACCGGGGGCGCGCCCTACGACGCGTCCAACAGTTTCGACCTGCGTGAAGTCGGCAGGCTCGTCGACATCTTCAACCTGATGACCTACGACTTCTGCACGGGCTACTCGAAGTTCTCCTGCTTCAACGATCCGCTGGTCAAGCGGCCCGGTGATCCGAACGACGAGTACAACAACAACGTCGGCGCGCTGAAGTACATGACCGACCACGG carries:
- a CDS encoding glycoside hydrolase family 18 protein — encoded protein: MRPKNLALRLGLCLAAVLALLPASPASGTPETEAAPPPDRPILEAFWGGTPPADQVPWEMLNTISYWFASPAGGRCSTPDTKQRKDIESLAAVKRDHPDLTVLISIGGWAAPGFGAGAATAESRRAFVKSCVDQWLSAFPAGLVDGFDVDWEFPVSGGLPSIGNSPADRANFTLLLKEFRAQLQRYARDHGRPARAMKLSADIPAGRVQDDGTGTGGAPYDASNSFDLREVGRLVDIFNLMTYDFCTGYSKFSCFNDPLVKRPGDPNDEYNNNVGALKYMTDHGVPREKIVLGVPFYGRAFTVTSTANDGLYQPYTAMQFLDYKVLMGPEWAGDPGFRKGWDPIVRSPYLWNPEKKIWVSYENPRSIQDRSLFAKRHRLAGMMMWELGADDPQHSLLAAMTGPWLRP
- a CDS encoding helix-turn-helix domain-containing protein; its protein translation is MLSDRIEADEFAVEVYERILDGDGPAEMADRLGVPAAEVDRAFGLLRRLRLIRETRNGEVVAVNPDSARTELLLPLERAIHEQRSLLLARRRQLRSFADAFGRAEQANPRHSPIQVSRDPRETELRLVETANGCKSEVLMMQSCVAHEPPEARHLRPLVLDALRRGLRVRVLYPHAARADAATRSFLCNVASLGGRVRTSDEIFDRFAVFDREVAFLRAGLEGDQAVAMVHGPVIAQFLAGTHDRGWESGTDFDPARSGYDGTLDVVKSRVLDLLAAGLKDEVIARRVGLSERTLRRHIAAMMQELAAESRFQAGVAAARAGLVATTTRTHSH